The proteins below come from a single Arthrobacter sp. B1I2 genomic window:
- a CDS encoding HoxN/HupN/NixA family nickel/cobalt transporter: protein MTSIAALYRERDALPLRIRALFTFGAVAALHAAAVVLLFAGNTGADRSQALSGGLVLTAYLAGVKHSYDWDHLAAIDNSTRKFVAQRQDPVSVGFAFSLGHSSVVTLAGVLVIAGASMVGGLMQEGTAGSVVLGLIGSGVSGLFLLTMGLFNGSAFACSAKAYRRARTGAAINPRDLEPQGMVVRLLGRPLSRVRRPRNIYVIGFLFGLGFDTATTIGLLMMTTAASLAGVPPFALLALPLAFAAAMTLCDSVNGMAMMRMYRSALDDPQRKLGFNALVTGISAVSALFIAVVTLGGFAHAAFALQDPLTAWLGSIDLGDAGLLLVGVLLAAWAAAVLKLRRSRHQ, encoded by the coding sequence ATGACCAGCATCGCCGCCCTCTACCGGGAACGGGACGCACTGCCGCTTCGGATCCGGGCGCTGTTCACCTTTGGTGCGGTGGCCGCGCTCCATGCTGCCGCCGTCGTACTTCTGTTTGCCGGGAACACCGGCGCTGACCGTTCGCAGGCACTGTCCGGGGGACTGGTCCTCACCGCTTACCTGGCGGGCGTGAAGCACAGCTACGACTGGGACCACCTGGCTGCCATCGACAACTCCACGCGGAAGTTCGTGGCGCAGCGGCAGGACCCTGTGAGCGTGGGCTTCGCCTTCAGCCTGGGCCACAGTTCGGTGGTGACCCTGGCCGGCGTGCTGGTGATCGCCGGCGCGTCCATGGTGGGCGGGCTGATGCAGGAGGGGACGGCCGGAAGCGTGGTCCTGGGGCTGATCGGCAGCGGCGTGTCCGGGCTGTTCCTGCTGACCATGGGTTTGTTCAACGGCTCCGCGTTCGCGTGTTCGGCCAAAGCGTACCGCAGGGCGCGGACCGGCGCCGCCATCAACCCCCGGGACCTGGAGCCGCAGGGCATGGTGGTACGGCTCCTCGGGCGGCCGCTGTCCCGGGTGCGCCGGCCACGGAACATCTACGTGATCGGCTTCCTGTTTGGCCTGGGGTTCGATACCGCCACTACCATCGGGCTGCTGATGATGACGACGGCGGCCTCGCTGGCCGGGGTGCCGCCCTTCGCCTTGCTCGCGCTGCCGCTTGCCTTCGCTGCCGCGATGACCCTGTGCGACTCGGTGAACGGGATGGCCATGATGCGGATGTACCGCTCAGCGCTGGACGATCCCCAGCGGAAGCTTGGCTTCAACGCGCTGGTCACCGGCATTTCCGCGGTGTCGGCGCTGTTCATTGCGGTGGTCACGCTGGGCGGTTTCGCCCACGCGGCGTTTGCCCTCCAAGACCCGCTGACTGCGTGGCTGGGATCCATCGACCTGGGCGACGCCGGCCTGCTGCTCGTGGGTGTCCTGCTGGCCGCCTGGGCCGCGGCGGTGCTGAAGTTGAGGCGGTCCCGGCACCAATAG
- a CDS encoding carbohydrate ABC transporter permease: MAVTDRVKPPSAGRNLHAMNEEKSVRRLAFSHRASKWDVRLSPYLYISPFFILFAITGLFPLVYTAWVSLHNWNLIGGQGKFAGLENYAFVVAQPYFWNAVGNTFSIFILSSVPQVAIALVIAAVLDANLRARTFWRMGVLVPFVVAPVAVGLIFNNLFADQFGLINEMLKAVGLDPVRWHSDSLASHAAIATMVNFRWTGYNALIFLAAMQAIPRDVFEAATIDGAGRLRQFFSVTVPMLRPTVIFVVITSTIGGLQVFDEPRVFDQSGLGGADRQWQTLTMYIWELGWGQRNFGRASAVAWLLFLIIVLIALLNFIVTKRIASQGGRK; this comes from the coding sequence GTGGCTGTCACCGACCGGGTCAAACCGCCAAGCGCCGGGCGCAACCTCCACGCCATGAATGAGGAAAAGAGCGTCCGGCGCCTCGCGTTCTCCCACAGGGCTTCCAAGTGGGATGTCAGGCTGTCCCCCTATCTCTATATCTCCCCGTTCTTCATCCTTTTTGCCATCACGGGTCTCTTCCCGCTTGTGTACACGGCATGGGTCTCACTTCATAACTGGAACCTCATCGGAGGGCAGGGAAAGTTCGCGGGACTGGAAAACTATGCCTTCGTAGTGGCCCAGCCCTACTTCTGGAATGCTGTTGGCAACACCTTCAGCATCTTCATCCTGTCCTCGGTTCCCCAGGTTGCCATCGCACTGGTGATTGCGGCGGTTCTGGATGCGAACCTGAGGGCCAGGACGTTTTGGCGGATGGGGGTCCTGGTGCCGTTCGTCGTCGCGCCCGTGGCGGTGGGGCTGATCTTCAACAACCTTTTTGCAGACCAGTTCGGGCTGATCAACGAGATGCTGAAGGCAGTGGGCCTTGACCCGGTCCGCTGGCATTCGGATTCGCTGGCAAGCCATGCGGCCATCGCCACCATGGTTAACTTCCGGTGGACGGGCTACAACGCGCTGATTTTCCTTGCTGCCATGCAGGCGATCCCGAGGGACGTGTTCGAGGCGGCAACGATCGACGGAGCCGGCCGCCTGCGCCAGTTCTTCTCCGTAACGGTGCCCATGCTTCGCCCCACAGTGATCTTCGTCGTCATCACCTCAACTATCGGTGGGCTCCAGGTTTTCGATGAGCCACGAGTGTTCGACCAGTCCGGCCTGGGCGGAGCGGACAGGCAGTGGCAGACGCTGACCATGTACATCTGGGAGCTGGGCTGGGGCCAGCGGAACTTCGGCCGGGCCTCCGCAGTGGCGTGGCTGCTCTTCCTCATCATCGTGCTGATCGCCCTCCTCAATTTCATCGTCACCAAGCGCATCGCCAGCCAGGGAGGCCGCAAGTGA
- a CDS encoding adenylyl cyclase, translating to MPLAQRPDTSQPAPASRRHHSSLFATSTALLIGLLAASGNASAHASPSVLPQGSPQQVQASPAGPLRAAQHPFGPNVYVFDPSMPVAQIQATVDSIAAQQVDDEMGTKRYSLLFKPGTYGTPEEPLIVQVGYSTEVAGLGAAPTDVTINGHVDVYNRCLTADNCIALNNFWRSLSNLTINVTGLEGCRSSANFWAASQASPMRRVNIAGGNLSLMDYCTAGPQYASGGFIADSKAGAVINGSQQQYLVRDSSIGSWSNGVWNQVFSGVGGAPADSFPNPPYTTLTSTPISREKPYLTLDSAGQYSVFVPAVRQDSAGTTWENGPTEGRSIPLADFYVATPKDSVQTINSQLARGKNLILTPGVYDVDRSIEVKRAGTVVLGLGMATLTAVNGAVPLTVADVPGVDIAAVTVDAGEVNSPALMRIGKAAEGAGGGSANSPVHSDPANPTTLHDVFFRIGGPHVGKASVSLEVNSDNVLLDHIWAWRADHGNGVGWTTNTGRNGVIINGDNVTATGLFVEHYQQYNVIWNGEGGKTVFFQNELPYDAPNQAAWQHDGVLGWAGYKVSDSVKAHELWGGGSYVYNNVDPTIHATRGFEVPVTPGVKLHSLLTVNLGAGTLDHVVNDTGAPVSTDAVGVPSYVADFG from the coding sequence ATGCCGCTAGCCCAACGCCCTGACACGTCGCAACCCGCCCCGGCATCGCGCCGGCACCACTCCAGCCTTTTTGCCACCAGCACCGCCCTTCTCATCGGACTTCTCGCCGCCAGTGGCAACGCTTCAGCCCATGCTTCACCGTCAGTACTGCCGCAGGGATCACCACAGCAGGTCCAAGCTTCACCAGCGGGGCCACTACGGGCGGCCCAGCATCCATTCGGACCCAATGTCTACGTTTTCGATCCGAGCATGCCAGTGGCGCAAATCCAAGCCACGGTGGACTCCATTGCGGCGCAGCAGGTGGACGACGAGATGGGGACCAAGCGCTACTCACTGCTGTTCAAGCCCGGCACTTATGGCACCCCGGAGGAGCCGCTGATTGTCCAGGTGGGCTACTCAACGGAGGTTGCGGGGCTGGGTGCTGCACCTACCGATGTCACCATCAACGGTCATGTTGACGTTTACAACCGTTGCCTGACCGCGGACAACTGTATCGCGCTGAACAACTTCTGGCGTTCGCTGTCCAATCTCACCATCAACGTCACGGGACTTGAAGGCTGCCGCAGCTCAGCGAATTTCTGGGCAGCTTCACAGGCCTCCCCCATGCGCCGGGTCAACATCGCCGGCGGCAACCTCTCCCTGATGGACTACTGCACCGCCGGACCGCAGTACGCCAGTGGGGGTTTTATTGCGGATTCAAAGGCTGGTGCGGTCATAAACGGCTCCCAGCAGCAATACCTGGTGCGTGACAGCAGCATAGGAAGCTGGTCCAACGGAGTCTGGAACCAGGTGTTCTCGGGCGTGGGCGGGGCACCTGCGGATTCCTTCCCCAACCCGCCGTACACCACGCTGACCAGCACCCCGATAAGCCGCGAGAAGCCATACCTGACTTTGGATTCAGCTGGCCAGTACAGCGTGTTCGTGCCTGCCGTCCGTCAGGACTCCGCCGGGACCACCTGGGAAAACGGTCCCACGGAGGGCCGCAGCATCCCCTTGGCCGACTTTTATGTCGCAACCCCCAAAGATTCGGTCCAGACCATCAACTCCCAGCTGGCCAGGGGAAAGAACCTGATCCTCACCCCGGGGGTTTACGACGTTGACCGGAGCATCGAGGTCAAGCGCGCAGGAACCGTGGTTCTTGGGCTGGGCATGGCAACACTCACCGCTGTCAATGGAGCAGTTCCCCTGACGGTCGCAGACGTACCCGGTGTCGATATCGCCGCCGTTACCGTTGATGCCGGCGAGGTAAATTCACCGGCCCTGATGCGGATCGGCAAGGCCGCCGAGGGTGCGGGAGGCGGGTCGGCCAACTCGCCCGTGCACAGCGACCCCGCGAACCCCACCACACTCCACGACGTGTTCTTCCGGATCGGCGGCCCGCACGTCGGCAAAGCCTCGGTCAGCCTGGAGGTCAACAGCGACAATGTCCTGCTGGACCACATCTGGGCCTGGCGGGCAGACCACGGGAACGGCGTCGGCTGGACAACCAACACGGGCAGGAACGGCGTCATCATCAACGGTGACAACGTCACCGCGACGGGCCTGTTCGTGGAGCATTACCAGCAGTACAACGTCATCTGGAACGGCGAAGGCGGCAAGACGGTCTTCTTCCAGAATGAACTGCCCTACGATGCGCCCAACCAGGCAGCCTGGCAGCACGACGGGGTCCTCGGCTGGGCAGGCTACAAGGTCTCGGATTCCGTCAAGGCCCACGAACTGTGGGGCGGTGGCAGCTACGTGTACAACAACGTGGACCCCACCATCCACGCTACCCGGGGCTTCGAGGTGCCCGTAACGCCCGGAGTGAAGCTTCATAGCCTTTTGACAGTGAATCTTGGCGCGGGGACGCTGGATCACGTTGTTAACGACACAGGCGCACCGGTTTCGACCGATGCCGTCGGGGTTCCCAGCTACGTAGCCGACTTCGGCTAA
- a CDS encoding ABC transporter substrate-binding protein, which translates to MKNSGKFSLLSAAAVCLAMSLSACGSAAPEKGGVNEATGSKPVTLTVATFNEFGYEKLFDEYEELNPNVTIEHKKAATTNEARDNLTTRLAAGSGLSDIEGIEVDWLPELLQYPDKFADLSDPAVEGRWLDWKAQAATTPDGKLLGYGTDSGPEAVCYNAELFKKAGLPTDRAEVARMLGGTWDSYFDAGRKFKAAAPGAAWFDSAGAIYQGMSNQLEKVYENEDGTVIATENQKVKDIYSQVLKASTEDGLSAHLKQWSDDWAAGFQSGAFATTLCPGWMLGVIEGNAAGVTGWDVANVFPGGGGNWGGSYLTVPTQGAHQAEAKKLAGWLTAPEQQIKAFTAKGTFPSQKEALDSSELLGQTNAFFNGAPTGEIFAERAKAVEVTPFKGAKFFAINDAMQQALTRVDVDKTDDAASSWDKFVAAVKSL; encoded by the coding sequence GTGAAAAATTCCGGCAAGTTTTCCCTGCTTTCGGCTGCCGCCGTCTGCCTGGCCATGTCGCTTTCGGCCTGCGGATCCGCGGCCCCTGAAAAGGGCGGTGTGAATGAGGCCACCGGCTCCAAGCCGGTCACCCTTACTGTCGCCACCTTCAACGAATTCGGCTACGAAAAACTCTTTGATGAGTATGAAGAACTGAACCCGAACGTCACCATTGAGCACAAAAAGGCTGCCACCACCAACGAGGCGAGGGACAACCTCACCACACGCCTGGCTGCCGGCTCTGGACTGTCCGATATCGAAGGCATCGAGGTGGACTGGCTGCCGGAACTGCTCCAGTACCCCGACAAGTTTGCCGACCTCAGTGACCCGGCTGTGGAGGGACGATGGCTGGACTGGAAGGCCCAGGCCGCCACGACTCCTGACGGCAAGCTCCTCGGTTACGGCACGGACTCCGGGCCCGAAGCCGTTTGCTACAACGCCGAATTGTTCAAGAAGGCGGGATTGCCCACCGACCGCGCTGAGGTGGCCAGGATGCTTGGCGGAACCTGGGACAGCTACTTCGACGCCGGCCGAAAATTCAAGGCGGCCGCTCCGGGCGCTGCATGGTTCGATTCTGCCGGGGCCATCTACCAAGGCATGAGCAACCAGTTGGAGAAGGTTTACGAGAACGAGGACGGCACCGTCATCGCTACTGAAAACCAGAAGGTAAAGGACATCTACAGCCAGGTGTTGAAAGCTTCCACGGAGGACGGGCTGTCCGCCCACCTCAAGCAGTGGAGCGACGACTGGGCCGCCGGCTTCCAGAGTGGAGCTTTCGCCACCACTCTCTGCCCCGGCTGGATGCTCGGTGTCATTGAAGGCAATGCGGCAGGAGTCACTGGCTGGGACGTAGCCAACGTCTTTCCCGGCGGCGGCGGAAACTGGGGTGGGTCCTACCTGACCGTTCCCACCCAGGGCGCGCACCAGGCTGAGGCCAAGAAGCTGGCCGGTTGGCTGACGGCGCCGGAGCAACAGATCAAGGCGTTCACCGCAAAGGGCACCTTCCCCAGCCAGAAGGAGGCCCTGGACAGCAGCGAACTGCTTGGCCAGACCAACGCATTCTTCAATGGTGCCCCTACCGGCGAGATCTTTGCCGAGCGTGCCAAGGCTGTTGAGGTGACCCCGTTCAAGGGCGCCAAGTTCTTTGCCATCAACGATGCCATGCAGCAGGCCCTCACCCGGGTGGACGTCGACAAGACGGACGACGCCGCCTCCTCCTGGGATAAGTTCGTTGCCGCGGTGAAGTCGCTCTAG